One Setaria viridis chromosome 3, Setaria_viridis_v4.0, whole genome shotgun sequence DNA window includes the following coding sequences:
- the LOC117850718 gene encoding phosphomannomutase, with product MAAAGRNAGVLALFDVDGTLTAPRKVVTPEMLEFMKQLRQHVTVGVVGGSDLVKITEQLGKTVLTDYDYVFSENGLVAHKNGELIGTQSLKSFLGEDELKEFINFTLRYIADLDIPIKRGTFIEFRSGMINVSPIGRNCSQEERDEFEKYDKVHNIRPKMVSVLREKFAHLNLTFSIGGQISFDVFPQGWDKTYCLRYLEEFQEIHFFGDKTYKGGNDYEIFESERTVGHTVTSPNDTAQQCRSLFMSN from the exons ATGGCTGCGGCGGGGAGGAATGCGGGCGTCCTCGCGCTCTTCGACGTCGACGGCACCCTCACAGCGCCCCGCAAG GTGGTGACGCCTGAGATGCTAGAGTTCATGAAGCAGCTGCGCCAG CATGTGACTGTGGGCGTGGTGGGCGGATCCGATCTGGTGAAGATTACCGAGCAGCTCGGCAAAACAG TTCTTACTGATTACGACTACGTCTTCTCTGAAAATGGCCTCGTTGCACACAAGAACGGGGAGCTAATTGGAACTCAA AGCTTGAAATCTTTTCTCGGAGAAGACGAGCTGAAG GAATTTATTAACTTCACCCTTCGTTACATTGCTGACTTGGATATCCCAATTAAAAG GGGTACCTTCATAGAGTTCCGAAGTGGAATGATTAATGTCTCTCCTATAGGGAGAAACTGTAGTCAAGAAGAACGTGATGAATTTGAGAAGTACGATAAG GTGCATAACATTCGACCTAAAATGGTATCTGTGCTTCGTGAAAAGTTTGCTCACTTGAACTTGACATTTTCCATTGGAGGGCAGATTAGTTTTGAT GTATTTCCCCAAGGTTGGGACAAAACGTACTGCTTGAGATATCTTGAGGAATTTCAAGAAATCCATTTCTTTGGGGATAAGACCTACAAG GGTGGCAATGATTACGAGATATTTGAATCTGAAAGAACAGTTGGTCATACAG TTACCAGCCCCAATGACACAGCACAGCAATGCAGATCTCTGTTCATGTCAAATTAA